The Amblyomma americanum isolate KBUSLIRL-KWMA chromosome 3, ASM5285725v1, whole genome shotgun sequence genome window below encodes:
- the LOC144123118 gene encoding uncharacterized protein LOC144123118: MLPKIQVVLACLAAGAYALRHHPRQPVRGGYQGRGGYVPPAAVSPPRRYDGYASPPQPAQPYSFGYDTVDEYGNQQFHSERGGADNGKIGSYGYRDINGLYRRVNYVADAKGFRATVDTNEPGTASGASADVVFNKAPVVAPVPAGAAVYVSRGVPAPYGARLPGPYLANRYGGYRRYGRYPYGPVAGAYGHIPYRRYGYSPNRPAVGGYSYGGHGFYNYGGAEYATGYAPLGYGAPIGYGTWPSGYYGYKRR, encoded by the exons ATTCAAGTGGTGCTCGCCTGTCTGGCGGCTGGTGCCTACGCACTACGCCACCACCCGCGCCAACCAGTCCGCGGCGGATACCAGGGCCGCGGCGGTTACGTTCCCCCGGCTGCTGTCTCCCCTCCCCGAAGATACGATGGATACGCATCC cCACCACAGCCAGCACAGCCGTATAGCTTTGGCTACGACACGGTGGATGAGTACGGCAACCAGCAGTTCCacagcgaacgaggaggcgcCGACAACGGGAAAATTGGCTCTTACGGCTACCGCGACATCAACGGTCTCTACCGCCGGGTGAACTACGTGGCCGACGCCAAGGGCTTCCGAGCCACCGTGGACACCAACGAACCAGGCACCGCTTCAGGGGCCAGTGCGGACGTGGTCTTCAACAAGGCGCCGGTCGTGGCTCCAGTTCCAGCCGGAGCAGCGGTCTATGTTTCAAGAGGTGTCCCTGCACCCTACGGAGCAAGGCTTCCAGGACCTTATCTCGCCAACAGATACGGAGGCTATCGAAGATATGGGCGCTACCCCTACGGCCCAGTTGCCGGCGCCTACGGGCACATTCCTTACAGGCGTTACGGCTACTCTCCTAACAGGCCCGCTGTCGGCGGGTACTCATATGGAGGACACGGTTTTTACAACTACGGCGGAGCAGAGTACGCTACTGGCTACGCACCGCTTGGATATGGTGCGCCTATCGGGTACGGAACATGGCCATCCGGCTACTACGGCTACAAGCGCCGTTAA